The window AGCTCTCGCGGGCCGTCGAGGCCCGTGCCCAGAAGGACTACAAGCCCCAGCTCTCGGATCTGAGGGAGTGCGTGACGGGCGAGACCCTGGTCGTTCTGGCAGACGGGCGACGAATCCCCATCCGTGACCTCGTTGGTACGGCGCCCGAGGTCCTGGCCATATCGCGTGACGGCAGGATCGTGGCGGCGAAGAGCGAGAGGATCTGGCGGGTCGGGATCCGGCCGGTCTTCTTGGTTCGGCTGGCGAGCGGGCGGGCGATTCGGGCGACCGAGCGCCATCGCCTGTTCGGCGCGCGTGGCTGGCAGCGGGTGAGCGAACTTTCCGCCCGGGACCGCCTGGCGATCGCACGCCAACTCCCCGAACCCCCGTTTCCCGGCCGCTCGCCCATGGTGAAGGCGCTCATGCGCGAGCGGGGGATCTCGCAGCGGCGCATGGCGGCGCTGCGCGCCACAGCCTACGGGGGGAGCGCCCACTTTCGGTTCGCCCCTTCCAGGACGCTCCTGGAGGAATACGCTGCGATCCTTGACGACATGGAGCTTCGTGCACGCGCGACGAACGATCTGTTCTGGGACCGGATCGTCGCCATCGAGGGGGCGGGCGAAGAGGAGGTCTTCGACCTCACGGTTCCAGGGCCCGCATCCTGGCTGGCGGACGGGATCGTCAGTCATAACAGCGGTGCCCTGGAGCAGGATGCCGACCTGATCATGTTCCTCTACCGGCCCGGCCGCTACGGGATCCAGGCCGAGGAAGGCGAGAACTACGCCGAGGTGCTCGTGGAGAAGCAGCGGAACGGACCGACCGGGAAGGTGCCGGTGGTCTTCATCCCCGAGTACGCGAGCTTCGAAAAGTACGCCGGCCCCCACCGCCAGCCGTTCTGAGGCGCCCCGGCCATGACCAGGGTCGTCATCGTCGGCGCCGGCAAGGGCGGGCGCGCCCTTCTCGAGATGTTCATGGGCGACGCCACCGTGTCGATCCTCGGCGTGGCCGACGTGAACCCCTGGGCCCCGGGAATCGAGTTGGCCCGCCGCCTGAACATCACCGTCACCACCGATTTCCGCCAGCTCGTCACCGATCCGAACGCGGACCTGATCATCGACGTCACCGGCAACCCGGAGGTCCACCGGACGATCCAGCGCCTGAAGCCGCCGACGGCGGAGGTGATGGGCGGCGTGAGCGCCAAGTTCATGTGGGACCTCCTGGAGGAACGCAAGCGCACGGAGGAGCTGGAGGATCGTTATGCGCTCATGCTCCGGGAGCTCCAGACCCAGGCCGAGGGCGAACTGATCGTCGGCCAGAACCCGAAGATGCGCGAGGTGGCCGAACTCGTCGCGCGGGTCGCTCCGACGCCGACCACGGTGCTGCTTCGGGGCGAGTCGGGGACCGGCAAGGAGCTGGTCGCCCGCGCCATCCACAAGCACTCGCACCTTCGGGACAAGCCGCTGATCACCGTCAACTGCACGGCGCTCACGCCGGCCCTCATGGAGTCCGAGCTCTTCGGCCACAAGCGGGGCGCCTTCATCGGGGCGGCCACCGACAAAGTGGGGCTCTTCGAGAAGGCCGACGGGGGCACGGTCTTCCTCGACGAGGTCGGCGACATGCCGCTCGAGCTCCAGACCAAGTTCCTCCGGGTCCTCGAGGCTGGCGAGATCACCGCGGTGGGTGAGGTCATCACCCGCAAGGTCCGCGTGCGCGTGATCGCCGCGACCAACCAGAACCTGGAGGCGGCGATGGCGCGGGGGGAGTTCCGGGAGCACCTCTTCTACCTGCTGAACACGTTCACGATCACGCTCCCTCCGCTCCGGGAGCGGGTCGAGGACATTCCCGTCTTCGCCTATCACTTTCTCCAGAGGGCCGAGGCCAAGATCAACAAGAAGGTGGACCGGATCGCCGCCGAGGCGCTCGATCTCTTCAAGCGCTACCCCTGGCCCGGCAACCTCCGCGAGCTCGAAAACGTCATCGAGCGGGCGGTCGTGCTGACCTCCTCACGCCAGATCGAGCCCGGTCACCTCCCCCTGTACGTGCAGGAGGCGACGATCCGCTTAGCTTCTGCCGAAGGGTTCATGAAGGCCAAGGAGAAGATGATCACCCAGTTCCAGAAGCAGGCGCTCCTGGAACTCCTGGCGGGCACCAGGGGGAACGTGACTCTGGCGGCAAAAAAGGCCGGGATGACCCGTCGGAACTTCCACCGATTGATGGCAAAATACTCAATAAATCCCGATGCTTTCAGGCAAGAGTCAGACTCTTCTCGATAGTGGGATTAGTTGGACTCATATACGGGATATTTGAGTCTCACATAGGTATTTTCTGGACAATAGGGCCCATTTTCGATGGTTTACGAGTCAATGGGGCTTGCCCGACGGATAGATGCCGTTGACAGCCCCTTGGCGCTTCCCTAGGCTATGAGGTCAGCCCGCGGCCCAGAGCCGCGGGCATATTCCCATGCGCCTCTATTCGCTCAAGCGCATCTTCGTCGGCAGCCCGTTCCCGACCGCCCAGGCCCGGCACGAGCGCCTCACCAAGGTCACCGGGCTGGCAGTGCTCGGCTCAGACCCCCTCTCCTCCGTCGCGTACGCTACCGAAGAAATTCTGCTGGTCCTGATCCTCGCCGGCACCGGGGTGCTCGCCTACTCGGTCCCCATCGGCTTCGTCATCGCTGTCGTGATCGCGATTGTGGTCAACTCCTACCGCCAGACGATCCCCGCCTATCCCCAGGGAGCCAGCGCCTATATCGTGGCCAAGGATAACCTGGGGACCTTCGCCGGGCTCACGGCGGGCGCGGCCCTTCTTATCGACTACACGCTGACCGTGGCGGTGAGCGTTTCCGCCGGCGTGGCTGCCATCACCTCGGCGTTTCCGGCCCTGTATCCGGAGCGCGTGCTCATCTGCGTGCTCCTCGTCGTCGGCATCGCGGTGGCCAACCTCAGGGGTGTCAGGGAATCCGGGCGTATGTTTGCGCTGCCAACCTACCTTTTCATCGCCGGCTTCCTGGGACTGCTCGGCGCGGGCTTTCTGCGATATGTGTGGCTGGGCGCCCCCGAGGCGCCTTCGCCCGCTCCCCCGACGGAGCCGGTTTCGTCGCTGGGCGTGTTTCTCGTCCTGCGAGCGTTCGCCTCGGGGGCCGTGGCCCTGACGGGAATCGAGGCCATATCCGACGGCGTCACCGCCTTCAAGCCTCCCGAGGTCAAAAATGCTCGGACCACGCTGGCCTGGCTGGGCGCGACTTCGATCACGCTCTTCGTCGGCACGACCCTCCTCGCCTCGCTCTACGGGGTTCTCCCCCGCGAGGAGGAAACGGTCGTCTCCCAGCTCGCCTGGCAGGTGTTCGGGGGAGGGCCCCTCTACTACTACGTCCAGGTCGTCTCCACGCTCATCCTGATCTTTGCGGCCAACACCTCGTTCGCCGATTTTCCGCGCCTCTCCTTCTTCATGGCCCGGGACGGTTTCCTGCCCCGCCAGTTCGGCAACCGCGGCGACCGTCTCGTCTTCTCGAACGGGATCCTCATCCTGGGAACTGCGGCGATCGTGCTGATCGTGATCTTCGGCGGCAGTACCCACGCCTTGATCCCGCTCTACGCGGTCGGCGTGTTCACCTCGTTCACCCTCTCGCAGGCCAGCATGGTCCGCCGCTGGCTCAGGCAGAAGCCTCCAGGCTGGTGGTGGCGGGCGACGATCAACGGCGTCGGGGCGGCGACCACCGGGCTCGTGATGGTGGTTATCGCGATGACCAAGTTCGTCCACGGGGCCTGGATCGTCGTGCTGTTGATCCCGATCTTCATCACAGTGTTCTTCGTCATCCACCGCCACTACCGCCGGGTCGCGGAGCAACTCTCGCTCGAGGGCTACGGCGGACCGCCGCCGATCCGTCACACGGTCCTCGTCCTGATCGGCGACCTGCACAGGGGCGTGGTTCAGGCCCTCCAGTACGCCAAGACCCTCTCGCCCGACACGAAGGCCGTGTACGTGGAGCTGGACCCGGACGGGACACACAAGCTCGAGGAGAAGTGGGTGAAGTGGGGGTGCGGGGTGCCGCTGGTGGTGCTGACCTCGCCGTACCGGTCGCTGCTCGGGCCGTTTCTGGACTACCTGGACCACCTGCAGGGGCAGGGGCAGAACCACATGGTGACGATCGTGCTGCCCGAGTTCATTCCGGCGCGCTGGTGGCAGCACCTCCTCCACAACCAGACGGCGCTCCTGATCAAGGGGGCGCTCCTCTTCAGGAAGAACGTTGTGGTGACCGACGTCCCCTACCACCTGAAGCGCTGACCCCGGCCTCGCGCGTTGGCCGTTCGCGGGCCCAGGGTTTCCTTTCTCCCGACGCTCTCTGGTAGACTTAGGACTCGCGCGTAGAAGTCGCTTGACGCGCCAGGCGCATGAGAGTCCAGCTCCTTGCCGAAGGTCCCCTCGACGTCGGGCAGACGCTGGCCCGCTACCGCATCTGGGGAGAGGACCCCGCCAACCGGCTCGCCGGCGAGCGCTTCCGTCGCGTCGTTCGCGTGCACGGCCAGCTCCACGGCTACGAGCTCGGCTGGTCGGGCCCGCCCGATGCGGTGCAGCTCACGCTGAGCCTCCCGGGCTCACGCTCGACCAGGGTGGCCGAGGCCGCTCTCGCCGAGGTGCGGCGGCTTTTGTTCCTGGATGCCGACCTTCCAGCCTTCTACCGGATGGCCAAGGGCGACCCTGCCCTCTCGGGCCTCATCACCCCGCTCTACGGCCTCCGCCCGACACTCGCCCCCTCGCCCTTCGAGATGCTGGTCGGCGCCATCAGCGCCCAGCAGGTGAACCTGGCCTTCGCCTTCACGACGCGGGCCCGGCTGGTCCGTCGCTTCGGCGAGCGCGTCACCGTGAACGGCGGCGTCATCTATTCGTTCCCGGGTCCCGAGCGTGTGGCAAAGGCTCGCGTCAGCGAACTCAGACGGATGCAGTTTTCGACGCGGAAGGCTGAGTACATCATCGGCTTGGCCCGCCTGACCTCGAGCGGCGCGCTCGACTTCGACCACCTGGGGAGGCTCCCCAACGAGGAGGTCATCGCGGCGCTGACCCAGGTCCGCGGCTTCGGCCGCTGGACCGCCGAGTGGTTCCTCTGCCGCGCCCTGGGACGAGGCGACGTGTGCCCGGCCGGGGATCTGGGCGTCAGGAAAGGCTTCGCCCACTTCTACAACCGCGGCCGGCCCCTGAGCGAGAGGGCGATCCGCCGTCGAGCTGGCCAGTGGGGCGAGCACCAGAATCTCGCCGTCCACTACCTCCTGGCCGGGCTTCGCCTGGCCCAGGAGCGGTCTGGGGGTGGGACGTGAGCAAGCTCACGCTCCCGATCTTCGGCCAGCCGAGCCCGAACGATCTCTCGGAGGTCCACCTGGTCGGCCGCTACGCCCTGGGCGCCACCTGGGCCGACAAGCACGGGAGTATCTACCCCTTCGAGCGCCTGCGGCGCGACTGCCCCTGCGGGAGCTGCGCTGCGCTCCCCCAGCTCACCCCCGAGATGGCCTGGCCGAGCGAGGTGAAGCGCCAGCCCGACGGTCTCCGCGTCCTCTGGTCCGACGGCCACGAGAGCCTCTACCCCTACGCCGCGCTCCGGGCCCTCTGCCGCTGCGCCGCCTGCAACGAACAACGTAAATGACCGAGCGGGCCCGCCGCGCGATCGTCGTGGCCGGAGTCATGCTCACCATCTTCCTGGCCGCGATGGAGTCCACGGTGGTGGCGACCGCCATGCCGACGATCGTGGCGAGCCTGGGCGGCCTCAAGATCTACTCCTGGGTCTTCACCGCCTTCCTCCTCGCCTCCACGGTGACCATGCCGATCTGGGGGCGCTTCTCCGATCTCCTCGGCCGGCGGACGACGTATCTCGTCGGGATCGGTATCTTCCTCCTGGGCTCGGCACTCTCTGGGCTCTCCCAGAGCATGGCCCAGCTCGTCTTTTTCCGCGCGCTCCAGGGGCTCGGCGCCGGCTCGCTGATCACCCTCGGCATGACCGTGGTCGGCGACATCTACGAGCTCGAGGAGCGCGCGAAGATGCAGGGCTACTTCTCCGGGGTGTGGG is drawn from Candidatus Rokuibacteriota bacterium and contains these coding sequences:
- a CDS encoding sigma 54-interacting transcriptional regulator, yielding MTRVVIVGAGKGGRALLEMFMGDATVSILGVADVNPWAPGIELARRLNITVTTDFRQLVTDPNADLIIDVTGNPEVHRTIQRLKPPTAEVMGGVSAKFMWDLLEERKRTEELEDRYALMLRELQTQAEGELIVGQNPKMREVAELVARVAPTPTTVLLRGESGTGKELVARAIHKHSHLRDKPLITVNCTALTPALMESELFGHKRGAFIGAATDKVGLFEKADGGTVFLDEVGDMPLELQTKFLRVLEAGEITAVGEVITRKVRVRVIAATNQNLEAAMARGEFREHLFYLLNTFTITLPPLRERVEDIPVFAYHFLQRAEAKINKKVDRIAAEALDLFKRYPWPGNLRELENVIERAVVLTSSRQIEPGHLPLYVQEATIRLASAEGFMKAKEKMITQFQKQALLELLAGTRGNVTLAAKKAGMTRRNFHRLMAKYSINPDAFRQESDSSR
- a CDS encoding APC family permease; the protein is MRLYSLKRIFVGSPFPTAQARHERLTKVTGLAVLGSDPLSSVAYATEEILLVLILAGTGVLAYSVPIGFVIAVVIAIVVNSYRQTIPAYPQGASAYIVAKDNLGTFAGLTAGAALLIDYTLTVAVSVSAGVAAITSAFPALYPERVLICVLLVVGIAVANLRGVRESGRMFALPTYLFIAGFLGLLGAGFLRYVWLGAPEAPSPAPPTEPVSSLGVFLVLRAFASGAVALTGIEAISDGVTAFKPPEVKNARTTLAWLGATSITLFVGTTLLASLYGVLPREEETVVSQLAWQVFGGGPLYYYVQVVSTLILIFAANTSFADFPRLSFFMARDGFLPRQFGNRGDRLVFSNGILILGTAAIVLIVIFGGSTHALIPLYAVGVFTSFTLSQASMVRRWLRQKPPGWWWRATINGVGAATTGLVMVVIAMTKFVHGAWIVVLLIPIFITVFFVIHRHYRRVAEQLSLEGYGGPPPIRHTVLVLIGDLHRGVVQALQYAKTLSPDTKAVYVELDPDGTHKLEEKWVKWGCGVPLVVLTSPYRSLLGPFLDYLDHLQGQGQNHMVTIVLPEFIPARWWQHLLHNQTALLIKGALLFRKNVVVTDVPYHLKR
- a CDS encoding DNA-3-methyladenine glycosylase 2, which gives rise to MRVQLLAEGPLDVGQTLARYRIWGEDPANRLAGERFRRVVRVHGQLHGYELGWSGPPDAVQLTLSLPGSRSTRVAEAALAEVRRLLFLDADLPAFYRMAKGDPALSGLITPLYGLRPTLAPSPFEMLVGAISAQQVNLAFAFTTRARLVRRFGERVTVNGGVIYSFPGPERVAKARVSELRRMQFSTRKAEYIIGLARLTSSGALDFDHLGRLPNEEVIAALTQVRGFGRWTAEWFLCRALGRGDVCPAGDLGVRKGFAHFYNRGRPLSERAIRRRAGQWGEHQNLAVHYLLAGLRLAQERSGGGT
- a CDS encoding DUF971 domain-containing protein, with translation MSKLTLPIFGQPSPNDLSEVHLVGRYALGATWADKHGSIYPFERLRRDCPCGSCAALPQLTPEMAWPSEVKRQPDGLRVLWSDGHESLYPYAALRALCRCAACNEQRK